A genomic stretch from Anas platyrhynchos isolate ZD024472 breed Pekin duck chromosome 25, IASCAAS_PekinDuck_T2T, whole genome shotgun sequence includes:
- the LOC139999444 gene encoding proliferation marker protein Ki-67-like: protein MPLFGKIIVIKRNGTDGIHFPLTASSCLFGRRTECDIRIQLPHVSKEHCKIEVNENEEAILTNLSTVNPTQLNGSCFQQPVPLKHGDVLTIIDHSFR, encoded by the exons ATGCCGCTCTTCgggaaaataattgtaattaaaCGCAATGGGACCGATGGAATTCACTTTCCACTCACTGCAAGTTCTTGTTTATTTGGAAG GAGAACAGAATGTGACATCCGTATCCAGTTGCCTCATGTCTCAAAAGAACATTGTAAAattgaagtaaatgaaaacGAGGAG gcaATCTTGACAAATTTAAGTACAGTAAATCCTACGCAGCTGAACGGTAGCTGTTTTCAGCAACCTGTACCTCTGAAGCACGGAGATGTGTTAACTATTATTGATCATTCTTTCAGGTAA